A window of Zalophus californianus isolate mZalCal1 chromosome 12, mZalCal1.pri.v2, whole genome shotgun sequence genomic DNA:
CCATTCAGAGTTAACCCCAgtatatttatttgtgttcttaGCAAAGGGACAGAATTCTCAAAGGCCACTGGAGTGAAACATCAGGGCCTTTGTTATATAAGGGTACTAGCAAGTTGAAAGAGATTGGCAGCTTTCTCTGTTTGTCATTTAACAAGTAAAAAGGGTATTTTAATTACTTCATTCCTGATTTTTGGGAAACAACACAGGTAGAACTGAAGTTTCACTCAGAAAAAGCAACGGTGTTGCTGGAATGTCGTCAGGCTTCACTACAGTAGATCCTATTACCCTTGTATGGAAGGGATGCCGCAGTGTACTCACGGAATACACTGATAGGACAGGAGCACTGAGGATAAACTGAGTCTTATACCGAGGGGAAATGTGCATAGGTCAGATCCGCAGTACAGGAGCAGGTAAAGGTACATTCTGTTTGTCTTGCTAATGTTTTTGATTATCATATACAAtattcttgatattttttaataattaaaaaaattttttaagttatggATAGTTTCTTGCTGTTCCTTAATCTCTGAAGGGTACTCTTTGAAGTGAAATCTGTGGAAAGGATGGAAgcagagtgaaaaaaaatgtgtgtgtacgttgtgtgtgtgtgtgtgtacgtacgtaCATACGTGTACTATCATGTGGGCTTTTGTGTGTTTTGGCTTGACTGAGATATAAAGACAAGATGACTGCCCTCAGGAAAGGGGGCACAATCTTGAAGAAGCCTTGGAGGGAGGTAGAGCTCCCATTGTGTACACTAAATCTATTACTGCCGAGCTGAGTGGTACCCCTTGTCGCTAATTTTCTTCCGTTTGTCTTATCCTTGACACATCTCCTATGGCTCAGCTCCTCTGTGTTGCTCTGGTGTCTTCTTGTAAGTTAACTGGAATCAGATATCAGAGCAAGACTAGCTTTGAGCTGATTGCTACTATTACACAGATACATATAAGTCTTGTGCTGTACGTATATATCTATAGGAGGAGAAGAGTCGTTAAATAACAGAGTGTCGAGATTTTAATTAAATCTTACTTCCTTGTTTGTTAGAGTGCTCGTGCACAGAGCTCGAAAACTAGCTCAGCAATACTATCTCGTTTACCAAGAACCCATTCCCACAGCTCAGCTGGTACAGAGAGTAGCTTCAGTGATGCAAGAATACACTCAGTCAGGGTAagttgattttattatttgaaatgtgtcatgaattagaaaaaagaaaccattttagaAGAGtggatatatttaaaaagggGACTTACTATTCCTGTATTTATTTAATAGGTAGAGAAGATCACTATGATGGATATTTCTGATCTTAATTGGATCTAGAacattttcttaaggaaaaaattagAGTGATTTCTTGATATAATTGCAGAAAGCAGCTTCTAGATAATTTTCTTTTGCCAGTGATTAAAACACTTCTTTATGGGCAGACAGTGATTGCTGCTTCCAAACTTATCTTTCCAACCAGAAATGATTATGAGCACATGATGAAAGCAATAACTCTTTGATACATCCATATTCTTTTAATTCTCGAATCTGGGTGTGCATGTGGATGAGATGGTATAAAGGTAGTTGCTGATACATAAAGCTAGTGGAAAAGCTGCATTTTTTGAAAGTTGTCATTTTGCTAAGACACAAGATGTTACTCCAGATTTATTAACCCCGATATTTGTGTCTCTCCATTTACCAAAATGATTTGATTAGTGTTCCTTAGTACCATAAAGAGAATTTGTTTTGAATTGATTTGTTCAGAAGGGTATGAAATCCTTCTTAAGGAATTTACAAGACTAATTCATTTTACCTGATGATATGCTTCATTAATACTTAAGAGTATTAATAAATCCTTACCTTAGGTTGACTTTAACACCATGAAGATGCcaagtaatttcatttttctttttttcagtggtGTTCGTCCATTTGGAGTTTCCCTACTAATTTGTGGTTGGAATGAGGGGCGACCATATTTATTTCAGTCAGATCCATCTGTAAGTATCATCAGACATATTGGAGGGATTTGTTAAAGTACTCTTTGAACatctaataaaaacaataaccacgaaaagtttaaaatttagcagtatgtccttttttcttttccactggggCTTTAGAATGTATGGAGTAGTGCATATTcatttgcacatttaaaatgttGGTAATACAGTCTCGTGATGAAGAGGGTACATTAGTTCTGCCctgtttttctgccttttcttatTCATTAACCTCACATACTTGAATGATTTGTTGGAATAGTTGTTATCAAATATCTTCAAGTTGGTGGAATTTTGTTACTTTGACAAATGTGATGAAAAACTTGTGTCTAGAGGACAGTGCTGTGCTCCTTGCTATCTATTTAATCCTGGGGCTGGCTTGAGTGGGACTCTTCCTGCACAAACACAGATGTAACTCGTGAAGCCAGTGCTCTGCAAAGTGGGTGAGCTTGTCTCTTTGAAAGCAGAAGATTGGTATCTGAGTTAGAAGGTGTTTGTAGATGCTGCTACTGCTTCACAACCATCTCATTTGCTGTGAggaaaaccagaggaaaaaaaaatcatgattaggAACGGATCTTTCCAAGTGTGTGGATCATTAAATAATTACAAGTTCATCCAGTGTCAATCTTAAACTCTAACCTTGTAATctgagaaagcaaaagaaaaatattttggttgGCTGTTACTTAAATGAGAAAACTTAAGTATTTTGAGAGGTAACCGTGTCTGTGACCCCATCTCTGAGCTGCTGAAGCTAAATGACAagccctcttcccttccttccattgGGGTAGCAGAAGCCACCGTCACTGGCATCCAGGTTTCATTTTTTGCCCTTTTCTTCCCTGTTCTATCTAAAAGGCAGCTGTTTTAAAGTATGTTTCtttaagtgtttttcttgtgtgtgtgcatatgtatttttttcaacagaTGAGGCCATGTTATACACAATTTATTGTTGCTTTCATTTAATGTTAGGTtacaaaataccaaaactgaaataattttaacGAAATGCtgtctctttttaatttattcagcaGTAATAAAGACTTGCTCATCATTTTTCATACATATATGATAGATTTTTAGAGCCCTTCAATCCTAGTAAGCTGAAATAATACTTTTGCTTATTTGCCTTAAGTTAACCTGTTTCCTTTAACTGACTTTCTCACATAAATTGTATACCATGAATTACACATATTCAAAATGTACAGTTTAATGAGTTTTGATGGGTGTAAATACCTGAGAAAGATGTCACTACAATCCAAATACTGAACCTCTCCATAACCTCCCGAAGTGTCTTCATGCCTTTTTGTTACTTACCTTTtctaaaaatagtctattttgtGACATATTCCATTGCATTCCAATATTCTGTGAACTTAGAAGTCAGAGACAAATCTATAGAACTAAAGAAGAAATGGCAGGGTGCTCTAGTAAGATTAATGATCTAAAATATGGcttattctcttctcttcctgattAGGGAGCTTACTTTGCCTGGAAAGCTACAGCAATGGGAAAGAACTATGTGAATGGGAAGACTTTCCTCGAGAAAAGGTAGGCTAACTGTAACTAGATTTAGCCAGTTTACTTTGTGGTTCTCAGCTCTCCTTAAATCATTAATATGAATCtaaacacatttgttttattaCTTTGTATTCAAATACTCACTTGTGTAGcctacttagaaataaaataaacaaaaacttctcTCCACCCTGGCTTCCTAGTCTTCAGTATATTAAGTGGTAATACTAGATATTTAAGAACTTTTCTTTCTACATTCTTACAGTTGTTTCCTAAacgttgtttctaatttttactttgtttcttctcctacaatctaaaaaaaaaaatgaaaaatcgtTGGATTTGGAGTAAGAAATTTGCGAGGAAAGTTTGAGTGAGTTAAGTGATAATAGTTTACATTATGacaattatagaaaaaaattgtgaagCCAAATACCTGGTATTAATGGTAGAttaaatatatgctatatatgCTTGATGAAAAGTGGAGTACTATGTAAAAATCTGTCACTACCATAGCACAACAACCTGCTCTTATTTCCAGCTGTATTCTGGACTCAGCATTAGTCCACCATTTTGAATGGCAGAAGTTTGTAATTGACTGGAAACAACAGATGAACCTTCTCAGTACATTTTTCACATAATGTTAAGATTACTAAAAATCTTAAACCTGGGATTAATTGGTACACTTAAATAATTTCAAGATCTTTCTTAAAGCACTTTCCTTTTACATATTAATAGTGAGTCTTCAAACATTTCACGGGTTACAAGCTTCATGATTTTAGGAATGCAGGCCAAATAATTCTTATTTGGGGACAGCTATTGCAGTGAGTGGACTAAAAGAATTAATCTGTAGCTTAGTGTTTTTAGgagtgttttagatttttaaaaattcttaatgcTGCTGTCAGgtttaaataatcataaataatgTAAATTGTGCCATAAatcattgttttttcaaaaaattctttaGATATAATGAAGACCTGGAACTTGAAGATGCCATTCATACAGCCATATTAACCCTAAAGGTTAGCACAATTTCTAACAATGGGATTTATAATGAGTTTTATAAGTAAATGCTTGGAAAATTGACCTTTTGCCCTCCCTCTTCAATAGGAAAGCTTTGAAGGGCAAATGACAGAAGACAACATAGAGGTTGGAATCTGCAATGAAGCCGGATTCAGGAGGCTCACTCCGACTGAAGTTAAGGATTACTTGGCGGCCATAGCATAATAACTAAGTGACTGAAAAATCCGGAATTTCAGATAATCCCTCTACTTAAACATGTTtaaagtatgttttgttttgcagacTTTTTGCATACTTATTTCTACATGGTTTAATGgactgatgtttttaaaatgacactTATAAATCATAATAAACTGTTAAATCCAACTTCCAGCTTTTTAGGAGTTagtaaaattttgaaatagtCATTTCCTGCTTTTTATCACAGTTGACTTCTGGAAACTGCATTGCAGAGCAGAATGGTGAAATCACTTGTTAGTCTTCATGCAATTTTGGTTCAGTCAAATCTTGCTACACTCTTTACTGTCAGATGTCTCTGTGTCAGTAAAGCAAAATGCTGATTTTGGTAAACATCACTGCGTTTAGAGCTGGGAGAATCTAATGCTTTCGTGGTTTCATGAGACGATAGGAAGCATAGGTGTTTTGTAGGTGCTGTTAGGTGTGCATCAGTGAAACCCAAGGACACAGGTTGCACTCGAGCTGTGAAGGGTGCTAGGCCCAAGAGTCTCCTATAGGAAATCCGTGAtgcaagtaaataaaaaatggtgGACTGGTTTCTGTTGGTTTCTCCATCACAAGTAGGTAAACGTATTTAAAAGGAGTCCCTTAGATTCTACTAGACTTTTTAAACTCAAGGATGAACATAAGTGCTGGAAATAAAATCCTAATATTTAAACATCAAAGCTATGGCTTAAGGCTCTCCCTCATTCATGTAAGCTCAGTGTAATCAGAACCTTTGCTGCAAATTAAGGCTTGTACAAGTAGGCAAATAATGTGaactctatttttattatatgtgaaGACAtacagcttaattttttttttaagattttatttatttattttgacagagacagcgagagagggaacacaagcagggggagcgggagagggagaagcaggcttcccgctgagcagagagcccgacacggggctcgatcccaggaccctgggatcatgacccgagctgagggcagacacttaacgactgagccacccaggcgccccaaattttgtttgtttttaaggcatTTTAGGATAAGAGAAATCATCATTAGTCTGGCCCACAGAACAGAGTTTATGAATATCATCATTTCTTACTAACAGACCTATATAGTAGGCAGTTCCATGATTCAAATGTGGCTCAAAAGGTTTTAAGATTTACCTGACTGTAGGAGAAAAGAGTCTTACCTTGAAGTGTTTTGGTCAGGTTTCCCAGTTCTCCCCACCATCACGATAGCTCTGTATCTTAGTATAGGAGGCAGCAACTTTATTATGGGAGATGGGAGATGGCAGCTTGACCTCTGACATCAAGGTGTTTGTCTTGAAGGCCTTATCCAGTCATCTCTCCTGTGGGCTCTTGGTCTGTTGAGACTCCAGCACACTAGAACAAGAACATAGTAGTAGAAAGGAATGGTTTTTGGGTCAGGTCTTAACTCTCCCACTTACCGGCTCAGAGGGTTTTCTAAGGACAAAATTTGATGATGCAAATGAAAGGTCTGCAGGGTTCATGGTCAAGTATTCTGTATGGTTTAGCTGCCTTTGGATTAGTTTAATAAACCCTCTCTAATGTCCAATATTCAAAACCAGAAGAATACCAAAATTCTACAAGTCAAAGAAGGGAAAAGTAAAGGCAGGCATATTAAGGAGAAAAGTGTGTGTAGATTCCTACTAAGGGCTAACAGAAGAAGCCCACAGAATAAAGGGAGGAAAAATTCACAGAAGCAGCTCTATGTCCATATTCTGTTCTCGGGCTCTTGCTCGTCCATGCAAAGCCTCGTTCAATTGAAGCTGCCTAGAACACTTTTACCTTTGTTCTCAGTTGAGTCTTTTCATTGACCTTAAAATTAAGCCATTCCTTCTTGTCCCAGTTCTTGGGGAACTCAGTTCTTTGGTCTTGCGACCCACTGCATCCCTGAATGTCTCACAACTCTTCTCTCATTCTAGCTTGTGGAGTTGAGCTTCTTTCAACCTCCTTAAGCATCACAGTGCTCCTGATGTTCATGGCCCCTCTCTGATATTGGTTCACATTTTATCTTCCCACTCTTAAGAACTTTGCCTCTACTggttctgtcctttctcttttctagttCCTCAATGAGCCATGAATTTAAGTTTCCAAAATTATTAGTTACGAAACAgggaaatctttaaaattaacgtgggggcaggaaggagtggCAAAGGAGAATAAGGAAAAGGAGTAATAACTGATCCTTATAATTATCAAGTGCTGGTTCACTGGGCTGTGGGTGATAAGGAGGATCAAAGGAGTTTTCATCTGTTCAGTGATGTTCGTGGACAAAAACCGCCAACTCAATCCTTAATCTCACCTCTTTATCAGATATCCAGGTGAGTAATAGCTTTCCAAGCATGAGCATATTTTACAAATTAGATaattttggggtacctgggtggttcagtcattaagtgtctgcctttcgctcaggtcatgatcccagggtcctgggatcgagccctgcatcaggctccctgctcggcgggaaacctgcttctccctctcccactccccctgcttgtgttcctgttctcactgtgtctctctctgtcaaataaataaaatctttaaaaaaaaaattagataattttaaCACTTCATTTGAGGCCATGCCCCTGAGTTtcattacttttaacttttttaggtATTCCAGCTGGTACTCTCCATATTTTAAGTAGTAGGCTTATACAGTTATCTCTGGATTCCTGAAGGTTCGCCACTATATAAACTTTATATTCTGCAAGATGAGAATTTAGAACTCTTATACCATCCTCACTTTGTCTCAGTTTAATTAGATCACAGTGTTcagtttaaaagtttttattatggCTTTGTAAGTATACTGTtatatttcctaaataattttcCTGGAGATGATAATTGCTTCGCTTTTCTGTATTCTGTGTAGCTGTCACCAGTTCTTCCCAGATTCCCCCAACAGGATTGTAAAACCTTTtgcatactgttttcctcagtaTATCGTGTCAAGTGAGTTTCACGGTTCTCTCCCTAATCCTCCAgtaccccttcctcccctccaaaCACCTCCAGAAGTTTCTCTCTTGGAACCCTCTTTCTGCTCTGCTCCAGGCTAGTTGCAGGTTTGAAACTGTATTCTCAGTTGGCTGGGTTTAAAAATTCTAGGTTAGAAACGGTCTCCACATTTTGTAGGCATTACTCCTAGATTCCCGTGTTGCTGATGAGAAACCTAATGCTGTTGTGTATGTGTGCCAAATCCTTTCTTtaaaccttttttccccctctgcagTTAGGACCTTTTATTTGCAACATTCTGAAATTTCACAGTGATGTGTCCTTTTCTGTGGGTTTCTTAACATTGTGCTGAGCATTCAGTAGGCCCTTTCACTATAGAAActaaaatctttcagtttttggCAAATTTCCTAGTGTTTgagaaatttcctttttgtttctgctGTATTTTTTACTTGTCTTTATTGTACATTCTAGTACAGTTTTACCCACCTTTTCCTACTCTTACTGATACTTTAAAATTGGggatatcatttttaattttgaaaaacttttgTATACTCTCATCTCCCCTTAAAGAAGTCCTAAAATCCCCATGTTTcatgaaagaaatacattttatctgAGGATGCTAGTTATAGAATACTTTTAAAAGCCATTCTGTTCTGCTTTCTGGTTTACTTCAATTCCAAACAGAAAAATGTTTGGAAGTGCTATGTTTGTGAGTCCCAAATCTATTTACTGGGGGATGTTGCTGTAAACCATTGCTCTGTGGTCTTTCATTTGCTCCgtttctccagagaaaaataGGGCTTGGGGAGAGGAGTGTCAGCAttctgggagaggcagagaaggaactAATAATAGTATTTCACATTCCACAGAAAACTGTTACTCTTCATAATGTGTCTGGAACCCCTCTGACTCCCTGCCTTCAGCACGGTAAACTCTAGTTTTTTGCCAGGGGAAGGATGGCTAACTGCCTAGCTGCATTGGACCTGAGAGAGGACTTGGATGTTTGTTCTTACAGGCTTGTAAGCAGTGCCCATTTTCATTCCTGCCTCACTGCTCCCCTCCCTTCTACCTTCTAGGTTAACCTGCAGTTCCAAAGCCTTTCTGGGGTTCTGCTTTGTGAGTCACTTGCTGCAGACACTTTTCTCCACCGCGCAAACCCCTCCGTTTACAGAGAGGCTGCCTGATTTAAATAACCTCTCTGTGGTGGACttagctttaaaatatatctacCTTTTGCTTTGtgaagaggattaaatgagttaatatgtgaaaagcacttagaataatgcctgccATAAAATAAGCATTGAATAAGTGTTACTGCTCTTTGTCTTCCAAAAATGTGTTGTTGACATCTCATGCAGTCATTTCTTGTTCTTGTTACTTTTGTGggtttattccttttcctttcccaaggCTGTCAAGTAAGGTTTGGGAGTAGACGTACATAGGATTGTTAATTTGaagtccttttttaattttttttaaattagctttacTTTATCAAAAGTCCTATTCTTTTGGTTGACTTTGGACACTCTTACTAGGCTAATATAAGTTTCTCCCTCAGAAGCCATTCGATCATTTGTCCTCCAGAAAGGGAGCACATCTCTGGTATTACACTTTCTATGGAGAGCCCAGAATCGCGCAGTAGAAAGTGCTTTGGCTTGGAATCAGCAGTCCCAGCTCTAGCACTTAACACCTGTGAAACCTTTGACAAGCTTTCTACCTGTTTCCTCTTATATTAAAATGAGCTGAAAATTTTTCCAAGACAACCAGTGCCAGCCACTTGGTTAGGGGTTTGAGCTTGACAGCAGAAATAAGGTAGTTGGGCGCAACCGGGAGATACTCTCCACCAAAATGCACGACTTCCGTCCCAGGAAAAGTCCAAACCGAGCCTAAGGGCTAGGGCGCGGGGTCAGCCTGCCCAGGACCGAGTGGCCGGCGCCCTACTGGGAGTGATGCCTGGCCCCGAGAGCTCCACCTCTGCTTCCCCCGGGCGAGGTGGCCACGAATTCGCGGTCTCTTACAGCCGCGGGAGTGGGAGGAGCCGGGTGCCCTCAACAAACATGGCGGCCGCGTTAGCGTCAGCCACGCTCGGGAGGCCACGCTGCCGCCTGGGATTCGCGGACTCGGCGTCACCCGGCGCGGGGCCACGTGACGCAGGAGGCTCCCGAGGCGGCGGCGCTCGCGCCGGCTGAGCGGCGGCTAGAGTGGGGTGGGGTCTGCCCGGCGAGGTTTCCCGGCGGGTCCCGGCCTCGCGCGCGCACGTGCCTGTCTGCTCGCGCTCGCGGTCCTGGAGCTGCCGGTGAGGAGCCGgggaggcggagggagggagCGGGACGCCACTTCCGAGGCCGGGAGGGGGCTGGGCCGGCCTCCCCGGCCGGGAGGGGCCGGCTGCGGGCCGCCGCGCGCCCCCGGTCCTGGCCTCCACGCCCAGCGCTGGTCTCGGGGGCTGTTTGAGCCTGAGTCTGCGTAGCCGGGCCCAGCTGTGCGGGCGGACCCGGTACGGCTGCAGGGCCCGGTGCCCGCCCGGAAGGCCCCGCCGACCTCCGGGTAGCCGCGGGCTGCACTCGCGGGGTCTAGTTTATCCTCGGGCTTTTCCTTCCTGCGAGCCGGAGCCGAGTTGGTGGGCCCCTTCggtcttttaaaatgtactggGTTGACGTCAAATGCAGGAACGAGGCGGTCTTGATGCCTTGGCGGGTGTACCGGGTGCCCGTGGGACAGCACGAGGCAGTCGGGTAAAGGAGACCCACTCACGAAGGAGGAAAAGGTTAGAAAGGCTTAGAGTGGTCATTtgaggagacatttttggtttggACAATTTGCTGACCAGCTAGTCTGTgtggatatttttaatttaatcacgTTCTCTTCACTTTCCGAgccttttattaaaattgttctACAACCAAACAGTAAAGCTGCTGATGAGGGGATTCCTTAGGTAGTAGGTTGCCGAACTCCTGCATTTATCCTCACCCGGGACATGTTGAACATGACCTTCAAACTTTAGAGATAAAGGTCTAACAAGTGTGTCGGAATCCAACATACCAAAAGAAGAGTTCTGAAACGTAGGTATCATCCTTTCCTTAGTTGTCACAGGAGGGAGTCACTCCAAAATCAGCCATACAGAAGTCCGGGTTCATAGATTCAGCCCCCGTAAGCTTTGTTGCTAGATTGAAGTTTAATAATCCTCAGTGAAGAATTGATTGCCATGATTTTTGAGGACTGTTTCgatttgccttcttttttttttttccataggaaaGGAATAATGCTGTCAGCATGTCTGCACACTCCATGCTCTGTGAACGAATCGCCATAGCCAAGGAACTGATCAAGAGAGCAGAATCACTTTCTAGATCAAGAAAAGGTGGCATAGAAGGTGGTGCAAAGCTGTGCAGCAAATTGAAGGCAGAATTAAAATTCTTACAGAAAGTAGAAGCTGGGAAAGTAGCTATTAAGGAATCCCATTTACAGAGCACTAATCTAACACACCTAAGAGCCATTGTGGAATCAGCAGAAAACTTGGAGGAAGTTGTTAGTGTTCTTCATGTCTTTGGTTACACAGATACCTTGGGAGAAAAGCAGACCCTTGTGGTGGATGTAGTTGCAAATGGTGGTCATACTTGGGTGAAAGCCATTGGCCGAAAGGCTGAAGCCCTCCATAACATTTGGCTGGGCAGGGGCCAGTATGGTGACAAAAGTATCATTGAACAGGCTGAAGACTTCCTCCAGGCCAGTCACCAGCAGCCAGTGCAGTATAGCAACCCTCACATCATCTTTGCATTTTACAACAGTGTCTCCAGCCCCATGGCAGAGAAGCTTAAAGAAATGGGCATTTCTGTGAGAGGAGACATAGTGGCAGTTAACTCTCTGTTAGATCACCCTGAAGAGCTCCAACCGAGTGAGAGTGAGTCAGATGACGAGGGCCCTGAACTTTTGCAGGTGACCAGAGTGGACCGAGAAAATATTCTAGCAAGTGTTGCGTTTCCAACGGAAATTAAGGTTGATGTGTGCAGAAGAGTAAATCTGGACATTACTACTTTAATCACATATGTATCTGCCCTCAGCTATGGAGGCTGCCACTTTATCTTCAAAGAGAAAGT
This region includes:
- the PSMA2 gene encoding proteasome subunit alpha type-2 gives rise to the protein MAERGYSFSLTTFSPSGKLVQIEYALAAVAGGAPSVGIKAANGVVLATEKKQKSILYDERSVHKVEPITKHIGLVYSGMGPDYRVLVHRARKLAQQYYLVYQEPIPTAQLVQRVASVMQEYTQSGGVRPFGVSLLICGWNEGRPYLFQSDPSGAYFAWKATAMGKNYVNGKTFLEKRYNEDLELEDAIHTAILTLKESFEGQMTEDNIEVGICNEAGFRRLTPTEVKDYLAAIA
- the C12H7orf25 gene encoding UPF0415 protein C7orf25 homolog, translated to MSAHSMLCERIAIAKELIKRAESLSRSRKGGIEGGAKLCSKLKAELKFLQKVEAGKVAIKESHLQSTNLTHLRAIVESAENLEEVVSVLHVFGYTDTLGEKQTLVVDVVANGGHTWVKAIGRKAEALHNIWLGRGQYGDKSIIEQAEDFLQASHQQPVQYSNPHIIFAFYNSVSSPMAEKLKEMGISVRGDIVAVNSLLDHPEELQPSESESDDEGPELLQVTRVDRENILASVAFPTEIKVDVCRRVNLDITTLITYVSALSYGGCHFIFKEKVLTEQAEQERKEQVLPQLEAFMKDKELFACESAVKDFQSILDTLGGPGERERATMLIKQINVVPDQPSERALRLVASSKINSRSLTIFGTGDTLKAITMTANSGFVRAANNQGVKFSVFIHQPRALTESKEALATPLPKDYTTDSEH